Proteins found in one Triticum urartu cultivar G1812 chromosome 4, Tu2.1, whole genome shotgun sequence genomic segment:
- the LOC125554488 gene encoding probable xyloglucan galactosyltransferase GT19, whose amino-acid sequence MARDLLTTRASLVLLLLLVILSSTAVLAVPEPDPCAGRRIHVRRLPPRFNTDLLRHCDGAFPLADHPGATPACASLANHGLGPRTHNRSRSWYRTDARLLEPFFHRRLLDRACLADDPARADAVFLPYYASLDALPFLLEPAMLNFSGAHGVALAQFLATDRPRVLARRHGHDHFLVLAGPAWDYAQPADTDPRLWGTTSLLRRPEFDNFTFLTLESRAWPWQEHAVPHPTSFHPSSLPRLRAWIARARRSRRTALMLYAGTVSRPSRPNIRSFILAECANRIDTCTVVDCHGGSCALDPVRSMRPMLKAKFCLEPPGDTSTRRSTFDAVVAGCVPVFFEDASARTQYGWHLPPGRYEEFSVTIPKDAVMLGGVQIMETLAAVPEEEVARMRERLLELAPRVVYRRHGSAAERMREASMDAVDIAVEGALRRIRRRVRALKDGQPEAIYAMDDDDQ is encoded by the coding sequence ATGGCGCGCGATCTCCTAACAACCAGGGCAAGTCTTGTCCTCCTGCTCCTCCTGGTGATCCTCTCCTCCACCGCGGTCCTCGCCGTGCCGGAGCCGGACCCATGCGCCGGCCGCCGCATCCACGTCCGGCGTCTCCCCCCGCGCTTCAACACGGACCTCCTCCGCCACTGCGACGGCGCCTTCCCGCTGGCCGACCACCCCGGTGCCACGCCCGCCTGCGCCTCGCTCGCCAACCACGGCCTTGGCCCCCGCACCCACAACCGCTCCCGCTCATGGTACCGCACCGACGCGCGCCTCCTCGAGCCCTTCTTCCACCGCCGCCTCCTCGACCGCGCCTGCCTCGCCGACGACCCCGCCCGCGCCGACGCCGTCTTCCTCCCCTACTACGCCTCCCTCGACGCGCTCCCCTTCCTCCTCGAACCCGCCATGCTCAACTTCTCGGGCGCGCACGGCGTCGCCCTCGCCCAGTTCCTCGCGACCGACCGCCCGCGGGTCCTCGCCCGGCGCCACGGCCACGACCACTTCCTCGTGCTCGCCGGCCCGGCATGGGACTACGCGCAGCCGGCCGACACCGACCCCAGGCTGTGGGGCACCACCTCGCTGCTCCGCCGCCCCGAGTTCGACAACTTCACCTTCCTCACGCTCGAGTCCCGCGCGTGGCCGTGGCAGGAGCACGCCGTGCCGCACCCGACGTCCTTCCACCCATCGTCGCTCCCGCGGCTCCGCGCATGGATCGCCCGCGCGCGCCGCTCGCGCCGCACGGCGCTGATGCTCTACGCCGGCACCGTGTCCAGGCCGTCCCGCCCCAACATCCGGAGCTTCATCCTCGCCGAGTGCGCGAACCGCATCGACACATGCACCGTCGTCGACTGCCATGGCGGGTCCTGCGCGCTCGACCCGGTGCGCTCCATGCGGCCCATGCTGAAGGCCAAGTTCTGCCTGGAGCCGCCGGGGGACACGTCGACGCGGCGTTCGACGTTCGACGCGGTGGTGGCCGGGTGCGTGCCGGTGTTCTTCGAGGACGCGTCGGCAAGGACGCAGTACGGGTGGCACCTGCCGCCGGGGAGGTACGAGGAGTTCTCGGTGACCATACCCAAGGACGCGGTGATGCTGGGGGGCGTGCAGATCATGGAGACCCTGGCGGCggtgccggaggaggaggtggccagGATGCGGGAGCGGCTTCTGGAGCTGGCGCCGAGGGTGGTCTACCGGCGGCACGGGAGCGCGGCAGAGAGGATGAGGGAGGCGAGCATGGACGCCGTGGACATCGCCGTCGAGGGCGCGCTACGGAGGATACGGAGGCGGGTGCGTGCTCTGAAGGATGGTCAGCCGGAGGCCATTTACGCGATGGACGACGACGACCAATAG